The genomic segment TTTTCTTTTCAACTTTTTTAAATTTTCATTTCTTTAACTTCACTTTAGATTTCCGACTTGACGAACCCTGCTTTTCAAATTAAAAACAAAAATAAGAGTATGTTCTTTGATGGCGAAAGCAGAAAATCTAAAAGCTCCTATTGGCTGGCTCACAGATCCACACAATAAATGGGCAATTAATTTTAACTTTAAAAAAGGTACTAATGATGAGAACTCTGCAGATTTCACTATTGATATGTGGGGAGTAGT from the Prochlorococcus marinus str. NATL2A genome contains:
- a CDS encoding DUF1651 domain-containing protein; the encoded protein is MAKAENLKAPIGWLTDPHNKWAINFNFKKGTNDENSADFTIDMWGVVPNGKPMQFKSRRKVTKHESLKTWKQLLSSNWVEFDFEMNKSA